Genomic window (Spirosoma sp. KCTC 42546):
CAGCTTCGTAAGACCCGGAAATAATCGAGTTGGTCAGCGCGAAATCGGTAATCGACTTGAAAAGCAGGAGCGCATTCTTACACCCATAAAAAATAGTGTGATCAACATGGGTTCCGCCACCGTGCGCCCAGATCGCACCCTGAATAGGCGAAGAATTCTTCTCACCGATGAAATAACACTGACTTACGCTGAGCCCCTGTAAGGTTTCATCTTCCCGCGTGATGGGGTAATAATAACGTACGGCAGGATTGGCATTTCCGACAAACTTGAGCCCCTTAAAACTCACGTTGTTTTTGGCAACCAGAAACCCGATTGTATGCGCAAACTGCTTAGTGGAATTGTCGGCCGACACCGATTGGATAACAGGCATTTTCGTAGGTTGCCAATCGAGATCGTCGGGCATCGTAACGGCTTCCAGACTATACCGGACTGTGTCTGCCGATGAACTACGGGTTTTGATTTCCAGCACCTGCCGAAGCACGTACAGACCGGGGTAGATTTTAATCGTTACGGACTCTGTTCCTGTAAAATCGCGGGCCAGGGCTACGGCTTTGTCTAAACTGGCAACTGGATCAGTAGCGGTGCCGTTGGCTTCATCTTTACCTCGTGTGGCATCGACATACAGGGTTTGGGCGCTTGTGGGCAGAAGGAAACTTACCCATAAACTAATGCTTAAAAAGAGTAACTTGCTCATGTTGTTTATCTGAATTTAACGATTCGTTCATAAACCTACCATCACCGCTTACTAGCCTGCAAGTCAAGTGCCTGTCAAGATTTTTCAAGTTTTATCATATTGATTTACAATGGTTTCCGATTCGACCGATTTGCTCCGATGCAAACAGCTTATTGAACGAAAACTCGACTGGGGAGCGAGTGAATCCTGGACAAGTGTCGATTTTGAGAACCTTCAGCAACGGATTCTGGACGAGACCGGCGTTTCATTGAGCGCCAGTACGCTACGGCGAATCTGGGGACGGGTCGACTACCAGCATTTGCCCAGCACTACGACCCTGAATACACTGGCTCAATTTGCGGGTTATGCCGATTGGCGAACATTTCTTAAGGCGCAGTTGGTGGCCGATTTGCCGCCAGAATCTGTTGAACATCTGCCTGTAAAACCAGCCAAATCAGCCATCAATTGGGTAACGCTTAGCTGGATGGCGGGCCTTGTTGTCGTAATTGGCCTGATCGGCCTTGTTGCGTTCGACCAAAAGTCAGCCCAACTGGATGTAAGCCAATACAGGTTTAGCAGCAAACCGCTAGTTCGAGGCCTTCCCAACTCGGTTATTTTTACCTATGATGCGTCGGCGTCGCCTACCGATTCGGTGTCTATTCAACAATCGTGGAACCCGCGCTTACGAACGTTGGTGGATAAAGACGGCAAAACGTACACATCCATTTATTATGAACCGGGGTATTATCGGGCGAAGTTGCTTGTTGGTAAGCAGATCGTTCAGGAGCATCCTCTACTGATTCCGACCGATGGCTGGCTTGGTACGATTGCCACGAAACCCGTGCCCGTTTATCTGAAACGGTCCGAGTTTATCGAATCGGGTAGGATGCAGTTGCCTGTTGCAACAATCCAGCAGAAAAACGTGGCTTTACAGCCTGAAGTCCCGCTGGTGAAATACTTCAATGTCGGTAATTTCGACCCCGTTCCCCTGACCGATTTCGCGTTTAGCTGTGAGGTGAAAAACGAGTATGGCGAGGGTGCCGCTGCCTGCCAGCAAACCTGGATCGAACTGATCACGGACGATATGCCCATTACAATACCCCTTTCAACCAAGGGTTGTGTATCGGAACTGACACTGCTCGATGGTACGCGGATGGTTTCGGGTAAAAAGACCGATTTATCCAGGCTTGGGGTTGATTTTGCAAAATGGGTACACGTATCCTGCAAAAGTGACGGGCAACAACTCCACTATTACGTTAACGGTGAATTGGCCTACGAAGCGGCTCTTCCCAAAAAGAAGGTATCTATCGTAGGAATTGCCTACGGTTTTCGGGGTACGGGGGCTGTGAGGAGGGTTAATCTGCAAGCGAGTGGTAAAGAGGTGTTTCATGCTTTTTGATAAGGAAACTGCTTTTTTGTCATTCCGACCTTAGGAGGAATCTTAAGCTTGACTAATACAGAAGCTTGAGATTCCTCCTAAGGTCGGAATGACAAAAAAAGATCCCAATAGTCTCTACAAGTGGGAAGCTGAAAACAGAAAAGGCCCAGGCAAAACCAAAGAAATAAGGGCTCGCGGCCTTTTAATTACGTTCCCTAAATCCTGACGCTCAAGACCTTTTCAGATGAATAAATCACGTCGACAATTTCTCCAGAATTCAACCCAGTTAGCCGCCAGTGCGGGCTTGACTACGTTGCTCCCAAACGAAGTTATGGTGGCTTCACAACCTCGTTTGTTTTCCGCTGCCGATACCGTATCGGTTGGCTTGATTGGCTGTAACAGTATGGGCTGGGCCGATCTGACGTCAATGCTCAAGAATCCGGGCGTACGTTGTATCGCCTTGTGCGATGTAGATCAAAACGTGCTCAACAAACGCGCGGCCGATCTGGCAAAACTGCCTTCGGTGATGGCGTCGGGGCAGAAAGCGACGCTCTATTCTGATTTTCGCAAGCTACTGGAGAATAAAGATATCGATGCCGTAATCGTCGGAACACCCGATCACTGGCACTGTTTACCTACGGTATATGCCTGTCAGGCGGGGAAAGATGTGTACGTCGAAAAGCCATTGGCCAATAGCATTGAAGAGTGCGATTTAATGATAGCAGCCGCCCGCAAGCACAAGCGAATTACACAGGTAGGCCAATGGCAGCGGAGCGGCTTGCATTGGAAAGCCGCCCTCGATTATGTGCAGTCGGGCAAGATTGGCACCATTCGAACCGTGAAAACTTGGGCTTATATGCCCTATGGCAAAACGTTTCCGGTGGTTGCTAACAGCCCCGTTCCCGAAGGCGTCGACTACGATATGTGGCTCGGTCCCGCGCCGAAACGGCCCTTCAATCGGAATCGATTCCACGGTACATTTCGGTATTTCTGGGATTACGCCGGTGGTCTGATGACCGACTGGGGCGCCCATATGGTTGATATTGGCTTATGGGGCATGAAGGTATCCACGCCCAAGTCGGTGATGTCGATGGGTGGTCGATTTGCTTACCCGGATCAGGATGGTGAAACCCCCGATACCATGCAAGTGCTCTACGACTATGGGAATTTCACCCTGTCATGGGATCACGCCATTGGTATTGGTCGCGGCCCCTACGACCGCGATCATGGCGTGGCGTTTATTGGTACCCAGGGCACCGTGGTCATTGATCGGAGCAAGTGGGAAGTACTGCCCGAAGTTGAAGGCGGAAAATACCTGACGCCCGCCATGCCAACGCAATACGGCGATGGCAAAGACCTCGACCGACATACGCTGAATTTCGTTGAATGTATCCGAAGTCGCCAGCAAACGAACTGCCCCGTTGAGGTAGGGCGAAACGTAGCGGTGAATGCTCAATTGGGGAATATGGCGCATCGATTGGGCCAAAAGTTATATTGGGACGATGCCAAAAGCACGGTCACCAGCGATTCGAAAGCCAATGAGTTGGTGAAAGCGCATTACCGTAAGCCGTGGAGCTTGCCAGTAGTTTGAGAAATTGTACCCACGGGCTTATTGATTTGCATTAAATAACCGCCTACATAAAACTTGTCCTTTTTGGGCTTTCAAAACCCCCAACCCCCTGAAGGGGGCTTAGTTCGCTGGGGAGAAAAGCCCCCTTCAGGGGGTTGGGGGTTTTGAAGACTAGCCAAACGGCGGTTAATTTCTTCAAATCAATTAGCCCGTATTTTTACGAATCATTCACGGGCTAAAGCCCGTGGGTACATAAATACAGAACATGCAAAACACTTCAGGAAGACGAAAATTTGTTGTGAACCTCACCAAAGCGGTAGGTACGACTATGCTCATCAATACCCCTGGCCTGATTCAGGCTGAGCAACTCTGGGCGAATCAGGAGTCGATTACGGTTGGCCAGGTGATGGATATGATCCTTAAAACGATCCCGAATGCGCCCTTCCCCAAAACGGTCGATACGTTGAAATCGGGCAATGCCTCGCAGAACGTGACGGGCATCGTGTCGACGATGTTTGCGACCATCGAGGTGATCGAAAAAACGATTGGTGCGGGGGCGAACTTCATCATTGCCCACGAGCCAACGTTTTACAACCATTTGGATGAGACCGATTGGCTACAAAATGACCCCGTCTTTCGCCACAAGCAGGAGTTGCTAACTAAAAATGGCATTGCCCTTTGGCGGTTTCACGACTACTGGCATTCGCACCGCCCCGACGGCATTCAGACCGGTATGTTAACGGCTTTAGGTTGGGAGAAATATGCCGATGCGCAGGACGCTCATATCATTACCTTACCCGCTACCCCGCTGAAGCAACTCATCACTCATGTAAAAGGGAAACTGGGTATCAAACAGGTGCGGGTCGTTGGCGATGTGACGCAACGTTGTCAGCGCGTTCTGCTCATGCCGGGTGCTGCGGGCGGTCGAAGCCAGATAGCGGCCATCGAAAAAGTAAAACCAGATGTGATTTTCTGTGGAGAATCCAGCGAATGGGAAACGCCGGAATATGTTCGGGATGCCCGACGGCAGGGGCAGAACGTATCGCTTGTTATCATGGGCCACATCATGAGTGAAGCCGCCGGTATGGAATGGCTCGTACCCTGGCTGAAGCCGAAACTGCCGGGATTGAAAATTACGTATATTCCGTCGGAGAATGCGTTTACGTATGAGTGAAAAGTTTGTTGACAGGGTTAACAGGATTTTTCTCACCTATGCTCCTGTTAATCCTGTCAAAAAATACACATTGTCAGCCCGCCCAATTCTCCCGATCCAGACTTCGGTATTGAATGGCTTCGGCGAGGTGTTCAATCTTGATTTCGTCGGAGCCTGCTAGGTCGGCAATCGTGCGGGACACTTTCAGGATACGGTCGTACGCACGGGCAGAGAGTCCCAATCGTTCCATCGCTGTCCGGAGTAAGGCTCGACCCGCATCGCTGATCACGCACACCTCTTTCACCATCTGCGAAGGCATCATGGCGTTGCTGTAAATACCCTCCTGGCCTACGAAGCGTGTGGTTTGTCGTTCACGCGCCTTGATGACTCGCTCGCGGATCACCTCGCTGGGCTCGGCCGGTCGGTTGCCCGTCATCTGATCGAAGGAAACAGGAGTAACTTCAACGTGCAGATCAATCCGGTCGAGGAGTGGGCCGCTGATTTTGGCCAGGTATTTCTGAACGACACCTGCGCCACAGACGCACTCTTTTTCGGGGTGATTGTAGTAGCCGCAGGGACAGGGGTTCATGCTGGCAATGAGCATAAAACTGGCAGGGAACTCAACGGCCCATTTCGCCCGTGAGATACTCACTTTTCGATCTTCGAGCGGCTGGCGCATAACCTCCAGCGCGGAGCGTTTAAACTCGGGTAATTCGTCTAAGAATAACACCCCGTTGTGCGCTAATGAGATCTCGCCCGGTTGCGGGAAACTACCTCCACCAACTAATGCGGCATCTGAAATCGTGTGATGGGGACTTCGGTACGGTCGGGTTGCAATCAGGGTAGCGCGGGCTCCGAGCTTACCGGCTACCGAATGGATCTTGGTTGTCTCCAGTGCTTCCTGTAAAGATAAGGGCGGCAAAATAGTTGGCAATCGTTTGGCTAACATGGTTTTACCTGCCCCCGGTGGCCCAATCATAATCACATTATGGCCACCCGCAGCCGCAATTTCCATCGCCCGCTTAATATTCTCCTGACCCTGCACATGCGAGAAATCGACTTCGTAGGCGTTAATCTGGCTCATGAACAGGTCGCGGGTATCGCTAACCAATGGTTCGATGTCTTTCTTGCCTTCGAAAAACTCGATGGCATCCTGCATGGTTTTTACGCCAATAACATCCAGATTATTGACAATAGCCGCTTCCTGAGCGTTTTCGACAGGGAGGACAAAACCCTTATATCCTTGTTTACGCGCTTCGATGGCAATGGGTAATACGCCTTTGATTGGCCGCAGTGTACCATCGAGAGCCAGCTCACCCATAATGACGTACTCTTCCAGACTACGGGTAGTTGTGATTTGTTCGGAGGCTTGCAGAACGCAAAGCCCAATTGGCAGATCGTAGGCGGACCCTTCTTTCCGAATGTCGGCAGGAGCGAGGTTAACCACCACTTTCTGGCGGGGCATTCGGTAACCGAAGAACTTCAATGAGGCTTCAACGCGCTGCTCGCTTTCTTTTACGGCACTGTCGGGCAGGCCGACCAAATGAAAATGCAGACCCTGAGCAACAACGACTTCAATGGTGATCAAACTGGCATTAACACCATAAACGGCTCCACCAAAAGTTTTGGCTAACATAAGCGTAAATAAGTAAACGAATCCGGGTAATGGGTTTCAAAACTACTGAGTCGGTAGCCAATAAAAAAATGCCTGCTTAAATCTTCTCGGCAATGCGCAGTTTGGCACTTCGGGCGCGGGGGTTTCGGGCAATTTCCTCGGGCGTGGCTTCAACAGGTTTGCGGGTTAAGGATTGCAACGGTTTGAGGTCGTTCCCAAACAAATCCTTCTCGACTTCACCCTGAAATTTACCCTTATTAATGAAATTCTTCACCAACCGATCTTCGAGTGAGTGATACGACATAACGACCAGTCGTCCGCCTGGTTTCAGAATGTCTGGCACCTGTTCTAAAAACTCTTCCAGCGCCTGTAATTCTTCGTTTACCTCAATCCGCAGGGCCTGAAATACCTGCGCGAAGTACTTGTTCTCTTTGCCACGTGGTGCATACCGTTGCAGCGCTGCCTTTAGGTCGTTCACCGTTTTAAGTGGCCGATTCGAACGGGCGGATACAAGGGCGGCTGCAGCCGTTCGGGCGTTGGTAATCTCACCATACATGCCCAGAATTCGATGCAGCTCCGGTTCCGAATACTCATTGACAACCTGCCGGGCGGTGCGGTCGGCGTTTTGGTTCATACGCATGTCGAGGTCGGCGTCGAAGCGGGTCGAAAATCCTCGCTCGGGCGTGTCGATCTGGTGCGACGAAATGCCCAGATCGGCCAGAATACCATCCACTTGCTCCGCTTTATAGAGTCGCAGATAGCGTTTGATATTCCGAAAATTCGAGGCAACAAATGTTAATCGGGGATCGCCAATGGCCTGGGCGTTGGCGCGGGCATCGGCATCCTGGTCGAAGCCGAATAATTTTCCGCCTTCCAACTGGTTAAGAATTTCGCGACTATGCC
Coding sequences:
- a CDS encoding Gfo/Idh/MocA family protein, which gives rise to MNKSRRQFLQNSTQLAASAGLTTLLPNEVMVASQPRLFSAADTVSVGLIGCNSMGWADLTSMLKNPGVRCIALCDVDQNVLNKRAADLAKLPSVMASGQKATLYSDFRKLLENKDIDAVIVGTPDHWHCLPTVYACQAGKDVYVEKPLANSIEECDLMIAAARKHKRITQVGQWQRSGLHWKAALDYVQSGKIGTIRTVKTWAYMPYGKTFPVVANSPVPEGVDYDMWLGPAPKRPFNRNRFHGTFRYFWDYAGGLMTDWGAHMVDIGLWGMKVSTPKSVMSMGGRFAYPDQDGETPDTMQVLYDYGNFTLSWDHAIGIGRGPYDRDHGVAFIGTQGTVVIDRSKWEVLPEVEGGKYLTPAMPTQYGDGKDLDRHTLNFVECIRSRQQTNCPVEVGRNVAVNAQLGNMAHRLGQKLYWDDAKSTVTSDSKANELVKAHYRKPWSLPVV
- a CDS encoding Nif3-like dinuclear metal center hexameric protein: MQNTSGRRKFVVNLTKAVGTTMLINTPGLIQAEQLWANQESITVGQVMDMILKTIPNAPFPKTVDTLKSGNASQNVTGIVSTMFATIEVIEKTIGAGANFIIAHEPTFYNHLDETDWLQNDPVFRHKQELLTKNGIALWRFHDYWHSHRPDGIQTGMLTALGWEKYADAQDAHIITLPATPLKQLITHVKGKLGIKQVRVVGDVTQRCQRVLLMPGAAGGRSQIAAIEKVKPDVIFCGESSEWETPEYVRDARRQGQNVSLVIMGHIMSEAAGMEWLVPWLKPKLPGLKITYIPSENAFTYE
- the rsmH gene encoding 16S rRNA (cytosine(1402)-N(4))-methyltransferase RsmH, with the translated sequence MTQYHEPVLLQACIDGLNLQPGGTYVDITFGGGGHSREILNQLEGGKLFGFDQDADARANAQAIGDPRLTFVASNFRNIKRYLRLYKAEQVDGILADLGISSHQIDTPERGFSTRFDADLDMRMNQNADRTARQVVNEYSEPELHRILGMYGEITNARTAAAALVSARSNRPLKTVNDLKAALQRYAPRGKENKYFAQVFQALRIEVNEELQALEEFLEQVPDILKPGGRLVVMSYHSLEDRLVKNFINKGKFQGEVEKDLFGNDLKPLQSLTRKPVEATPEEIARNPRARSAKLRIAEKI
- a CDS encoding YifB family Mg chelatase-like AAA ATPase is translated as MLAKTFGGAVYGVNASLITIEVVVAQGLHFHLVGLPDSAVKESEQRVEASLKFFGYRMPRQKVVVNLAPADIRKEGSAYDLPIGLCVLQASEQITTTRSLEEYVIMGELALDGTLRPIKGVLPIAIEARKQGYKGFVLPVENAQEAAIVNNLDVIGVKTMQDAIEFFEGKKDIEPLVSDTRDLFMSQINAYEVDFSHVQGQENIKRAMEIAAAGGHNVIMIGPPGAGKTMLAKRLPTILPPLSLQEALETTKIHSVAGKLGARATLIATRPYRSPHHTISDAALVGGGSFPQPGEISLAHNGVLFLDELPEFKRSALEVMRQPLEDRKVSISRAKWAVEFPASFMLIASMNPCPCGYYNHPEKECVCGAGVVQKYLAKISGPLLDRIDLHVEVTPVSFDQMTGNRPAEPSEVIRERVIKARERQTTRFVGQEGIYSNAMMPSQMVKEVCVISDAGRALLRTAMERLGLSARAYDRILKVSRTIADLAGSDEIKIEHLAEAIQYRSLDRENWAG
- a CDS encoding right-handed parallel beta-helix repeat-containing protein; the protein is MSKLLFLSISLWVSFLLPTSAQTLYVDATRGKDEANGTATDPVASLDKAVALARDFTGTESVTIKIYPGLYVLRQVLEIKTRSSSADTVRYSLEAVTMPDDLDWQPTKMPVIQSVSADNSTKQFAHTIGFLVAKNNVSFKGLKFVGNANPAVRYYYPITREDETLQGLSVSQCYFIGEKNSSPIQGAIWAHGGGTHVDHTIFYGCKNALLLFKSITDFALTNSIISGSYEAAVWFGPYESDFLFRNNIVTNCEYVWLRAPDTTPKYTFSNSVIAGNAHYMGFYGSKGAIEANETNQIEQGVKKTGTILLSEVKTNGLPPDYLNLLPQSAGYDLKAGIFKTRKQ